The genomic stretch GCGAGACGAAATTTTTTAGGCATGGGAGccacctgtcagccacacatcccaaaagttgACGTCAGCGGGGAGTGGCAGGACCGACGCGTCAGGACATTCAAGTTTATCCTAACcgccgcctacctcgcgatggaagttattggcgcgcagcggcggtgcagtttccgcagaggcgcagcaaaacgtctcgtcgcgcctagctcttagGGAATGTTCCTCCTCTGtattcgaatttctatgcttttgtttgagtttttaattcaaatcatctatTGGGGCTGTCGTATTGGGGCACCaatgtgggagcagctcccccaaatgaaggatgttgtgccggcgccccTCCATACGACAGCGCCAGCGCCCCTGCTGGCgactatttggggcgcgccggtggagatgctctaaccaacaGTATTTTCAAACATGTTTTCGTATGTAAAATAGACATTTTCCTAGAATTATTCAAATAACCATTAAATATAAATAATGTCTCGAGATGCAAAGTAGTCCGTCCGTCCATAATTGAGTGATTCAACTTTATCTTGTGAAGAGAAAGAATTAGCTCCACTGAGCCATTTTACACACGCTAATTCAAAAGAAGAATGTCTGACTAGTCAATAAGGGGTCGAGGGCCCTAGCGGCCACCCAACCGAATCCCCTCTCTAGCAATCGATTGCTCGAGCAATCACTTTTTGTGGCGCGGAAGCGCTCGCGGAGCGAGTCAATTCCCTTTTTGTCACgtagtgttttaattgcgttcacacgtgttcacattaacagcttgtattactactttgcaagttgcatgcagccaagagcgttcacactgcatgcatgcacatgcacagaacatatcatggatttgcatttaatgagccaccTTTTCAGCATgctttcataagttgttgcatgcatacacatagcatctcactctttttcttcagcacgaggcagactctcaattctctttttgcaattccctttttgggTTTTagttttcgtacggtaattcatgtttaagggggtccttttgcaattccctttttcgggccagtggttttaagggggaaaataacgggtgggaagatccacttgcaactcaaatgaactaccacttgctactcaaattaagtactgtttttaagttgtaagctaacaaaagttgctaaaatattctaaatgaaatttactttttagggttgctaggtatttatatttaccgttgataaataacggggcagcgggttgataacttgtaaaaagAAGAgacgctacatattttaaattaaattaaatttttagggttgatatttatttatatttaccattgataaatagcgggtcaccgggttgatagcttgtaaactaaaagagagtcgctaaaatattctaaatggaatactttttagggttattatttatttatatttacagttgataaataacgaggcaccaggttgatagcttgtaaaataaaatatgttcgctaaaatattctaaatgaaatactttttagggttggtagttttttataattaccattgataaataacggagcaccgggttgataacttgtaaattaaaaagagtcgccaaaatattcgaaatgaagttagatttttagggttgatagttatttatatttacagttgataaataacaggacaccgggttgatagcttctaaacaaaaaaaatattcggtaaaatgtttaaaataaaattaactttggggttgataattttatacatttaccgttgatcattcaagtacggaggggttgattattcgaataggagagggttgataacttttagccagaaaaaaagtttctcgaaacatatcaacatgggtgctagttttgaagatctcgtcgagacgatttattggtgaaagcggatcttaatttagagttgtcgtttgaaagttaaaacgttttgaattttgaaatttggaaaatattccgcgacatcagcagattcgtctatttgtgcatgcatgcagaactttccctcaataccctgcaccaggttgatagttttatacatttaccgttgatcattcaagtacggaggggttgattattcgaatagagagggttaataacttttagccagaaaaaaagtttctcgaaacatatcaacatgggtgctagttttgaagatctcgtcgagaccggatttattggtgaaagcggatcttaatttggagttgtcgtttgaaagttaaaacattttgaattttgaaatttggaaaagattccgtcgACATCgcggattcgtctatttgtgcatacaTGCGTGAACTTTCCTCAATACCTCGCATAccgaggttgataattttatacatttaccgttgatcactcaagtacggagggttgattattcgaatagagagggttgataacttttagccagaaaaaaagtttctcgaaacatatcaacatgggtgctagttttgaagatctcgtcgagacggatttattggtgaaagcggatcttaatttggagttgtcgtttgaaagttaaaacgttttgaattttgaaatttggaaaagattccgacgACATCgctagattcgtctatttgtgcatgcatgcgaactttccctcaatacctgCGGCACTggattgataattttatacatttaccgttgatcactcaagtacggagggttgattattcgaatagagagggttgataacttttagctagAAAAAAatagtcgaaacatattaacatgggtgctagttttgaagatctcgtcgagacggattgattggtgaaagcggatcttaatttggagttgtcgtttgaaagttaaaacgttttgaattttgaaatttggaaagatTCGCTGACATCGACAGATTCGTACTCAGTTTACAATGCGTgcaaactttccctcaatagcctccaCTACAGTCCAAAATTTACCAAAAATGGAAGAAAAAAAATTGGTTAGAAACCGATCGCTCATTCTCTCCCTAGCAATCGTTCGCTAGCTAGGGGAGCCCCCACCCAACGCCCAACGGTTTTGACCTTCTGGGCTTCGGCTAATCAAACGCCAGCTAGCAGGTCTAGGAGAATTTTACTCTATTATATTATGATCTGAATTCATAAGAAAGCTAACTTTTAACAGCGATGCCACATTGCCACCAGTAGGCTTGGGCCTAAGTGAAGGTGGGCCGTGTGAGCCGCGGAACTCACAACGACGAACATGGATACCAGATCGGCAGATCCTACAAGAACTCGAGATCGGTGTCAACGTCAACTCGGGTTATTGCACCATTGTTTCTTGTTTCAAATCAACTGGATAGGACGAAAGGGACAAAGACGCGTTATCTCGTCATGCAGACTTGAGCGACGGTAGACTGATGGCGAGGACGGCGATAGCAATTAGTAGCTCTAAACTACTAAGGAGAGCAGAGTTCTGTTGAGGCAACGGGAGAGCAGAGTTGAGTGCCGAGTACTAGGAAACTTCGGATGTCAGCAGTAATCATTAGAAAGACCGCTCGTTTCTTGTCGTGAATTACATCACTAATTCCATGGAAACGGGTCAAGGAATGGCTCGATCCTTTCGAGAGCACATCGGCCTCAAACTTCAGAGAAACGTCCAAGGAATTGCTGCAACACTGTCTAGATGCTCTTGGAGTATAATCTTGTTAAGTCAGGTCTAGTCATACCATCATTTAGTAGTACCATTCAACTACCATCATACCGTGTAGCGCACGGTACCCTGATCAATTGGACAATCTCAACGTGAAGCAAGCTGGTAACGTTTACCCAGCGGATCAGCGGAATGGGCCAAGAATGACAACTCAGCAATGACAGGGGATCACAGCGAGTATATAACATGCTGCGTCTGCATATTGTTGTGATCACATTCACATCCATTGCCCTGTCAGCTAGCTCAGTACCCCGCAGACAGCTGCAACCTGTGCAcgatcttgttttttttttttttgcgaatgaaacTTGTATTACTCAAGACATCAGAGATTACAATCTGTATGGCATATGCTTTCTAAACCCTCTGGACCAGAGGCAAGCCATACCGCCGTACGAGAATTTGTTCTTGCAAACTTAGCTAGAAAATCACTACAAGAATTCTGACATCTTTTACTTGAGTAACACAAGCCTGACGGACTTTCAATAAAGCTTTAATCTCCTCTATTACTGAAGTGTAGATTGACCGATCCACCTCTTCATTATTCAGCAAACTCAGAACTTCAGAACAATCAACCTGTGCACGATCTTGTTTAACTGGGTAAGCGCCGGCTAATCATCAGGACCCCCCGGCACCATGGGATTTGTATACCGGATCGCGAGCCCGTCTGAGTACCTAGCGATCACCGGGTACAACATCGATGACGTGAAGCTGGCGAAGAAGGCCTGGATCGCGCCGGGCCAGCGATGCGCGCGCTTCGACATCTCCCCGGTGAACTACACCTTCGAGGTGCAGGCCATGAGTGCCGAGAAGCTCCCTTTCGTCCTCCCCGCCGTCTTCACCATCGGCCCACGCGCCGACGACAACGAGTGCCTGCTCCGTTACGCCAAGCTCATCTCCCCGCACGACAAGCTCTCGCACCACGTGAACGAGCTGGTCAAGGGCGTGATCGAGGGCGAGACCCGCGTGCTGGCGGCGTCCATGACCATGGAGCAGATCTTCCACGGCGCCAAGTCGTTCAAGCAGGCCGTGTTCGAGAGCGTGCAGCTGGAGCTGGACCAGTTCGGGCTCATCATCTACAACGCCAACGTGAAGCAGCTGGTGGACGTGCCGGGGCACgagtacttctcctacctcggccAGAAGACGCAGCAGGAGGCTGTGAACCAGGCCAAGGTGGACGTGGCGGAGGCGCGGATGAAGGGGGAGGTTGGCGCCAAAGTGCGGGAGGGGATGACGCGGCAGAACGCGGCGAAGGTGGACGCCGAGACCAAGGTCTACACGGTGAAGCGGCAGGGAGAAGGGTCCAAGGAGGAGGCCAGAGTGCAGTCTGAGGTGCAGGTGTTCCGGAACGAgagggaggcggaggtggcggaggcCAACGCCGAGCTGGCGATGAAGAAGGCCGGGTGGGAACGGCAGGCGAGGGTGGCCGAGGTGGAGGCAGCAAAGGCCGTCGCCATACGCGACGCGCAGCTGCAGGTGGAGGTGGAGCGCACCAACGCCGAAAGGCAGACGGAGAAGCTCAAGGCGGAGCACCTCAGCAAGGCCGTCGTCGACTACGAGATGAAGGTGCAGCAGGCGAACTGGGAGCTGTACAACCGTCAGAAGGCCGCGGAGGCGCTGCTGTTCGAGCAGGAGAAGCAGGCGGAGGCGCGACGCGCTGTGGCGGACGCCGACTTCTTCGCGCGGCAGAGGGAGGCCGAAGCGGAGCTGTACGCCAAGCAGAAGGAGGCCGAGGGGCTGGCCGCCATGGGCGAGGCCCAGAGCGTCTATCTGTCGTCCATGCTTGGCGCGCTCGGCGGCAACTACGGTGCGCTCCGTGACTACCTCATGGTCAGCAAAGGCGTATACCAGGAGATGGCGCGCATCAACGCCGACGCAATCAGGGGGCTCCAGCCCAAGATCAGCGTGTGGAGCAACGGCGCGGCTGCTGGTGGCGAGGGTGAGGGCGGCGCGATGAAGGAGATGGCCGGGGTGTACAGGATGCTGCCGCCGCTGCTGACCACGGTGAACGAGCAGACTGGCATGCTGCCGCCGGCGTGGATGGGCACTCTCAGTGGCGGCACCTCGGCGTCCCGTTGAGCTTGCCGTGAAGCTGCTCTTATTCACCAGGTGCGTCATTGTGTAAATATAATTAATGAACGTCCTCATGTAGCATCCCAGTCTGCTCGTGCACCGTCGTCACCAGCAGCGGCAGCATCCCGTGAATAAGAGATGTCCACCATCTTGTGTTTCtgaatgtgtgtgtgtgtgtgaggaaTACCGTCAAAATAAGTATGGGTATTTTCCTTCAATAAAGGGAACATGTATTGCTCTCGGTGAGTCGGTGTGATAAAAACCAAACGTTCAATTAGATTACGCAATTTCTTGTAGTACAACCTCCGCCTCATGGATACATGTAaatatagataaatactttttttcGAATGGGGAACGgatcctgacctctgcatcaaagcgatgcatacgatcttaatttatattttattgaaaTGAAACAAAGATCCGCCAAAGTCATGTAACATAAAACCCGAAGCCACCACACAACGCCTACAAATCCAACAATAGGTGAAGAAACATGTCGTTAGGGTCTACGCCCTAAAAACAGTAACAATCGTCACATCGGCTAAAATATTACTTTAGTTGAAGAGGAGATCCATGATATTACGCAAATTTCATCAGTAGAGAATGAGATCTTGACGACCCCTTTTACGGAGGAGGAGGTTTTTAAGGCAATTTCTCAGATGGAACTGAATAAAGCTCCTGGACCAGATGGCTTTTCGGCTGAGTTTTATCAAATAcagcaatatagacctatttgtttgCTAAATGTATGGTACGAATTGCAtctcggggattgccccaagagttaTGAAGCCAACTCAATCAGCCTTTATGCCAGGTagaaatattttggaaggggtagtCATACTTCACGAAACAATCCATGAATTGCATactaagaaaatggatggggtgtTATTTAAAATTGACTTCgagaaagcatatgataaggtGAAATGGCCTTTCTTACAACAAACTTTGCGAATGAAGGGATTTGCTCCAGAATGGGGAAGCTTAGTGCAACAGTTTGTTCAAGGGGGTAGTGTTGGGGTGaaggtgaatgatgatattggtcattgatacgtctcaaacgtatctataatttcttatgttccatgctagttttatgacaatactcacatgttttatatacactttatatcattttgatgcattttccggcactaacctattaacaagatgccgaagcgccagtcctgttttctgctgtttttggtttcagaaatcctacacagaaaatattctcggaattggacgaaacaaaagcccacggtcttattttccacggagccttccagaagtccgaagaggagacgaagaggggcgacgaggcggccacaccctagggggcgcggccccacccctagccgcgccgccctatggggtgggcccctcgagcgtcccccgaccgagagccacaatacgagaaaagttaccgtgacgccgccgccgccaatcccatctcgggggattcaggagatcgcctccggcaccctgccggagaggggaatcatcaccggagggctctacatcaccatgcccgcctccggactgatgcgtcagtagttcatccttggactatgggtccatagcagtagctagatggttgtcttctcctcttgtgctatcatatttagatcttgtgagctgcctatcatgatcaagatcgtctatttgtaatgctacatgttgtgtttgttgggatccgatgaatatggcactactaggaaaagccttattaccggcgcaccaaaaacggctattgccggcgcaccagagcccgccggtgggaacgggccggtggtaatgagttaccgccggcgcaccagcaggtgcgccagcagtaacatgacttatccccggcgaaccaggccaggtgcgccggcggtatgatttttcaatttttttttaaaaggccgatctagatctagctTGGGTTCGTCCTCGAAAACCATGAAAGTGGGCATGTCGTTGTTGCGTCGAggtaggagtaggaggaggtgtaggaggccggaggtggaggaggaggtgaccggaggtggaggaggaggtgaggtgaccggaggtggaggaggatgtcaccggagggtggatgtcaccggagtaggaggaggaggaggaggaggaggagtatgtcaccggagtaggaggaggaggaggaggaggagtatgtcACCGGAGGGAGgatgtcaccggaggaggaggcccgaggttgaggaAGAGGAGTCCCGAGGTTGAGGTAGCcggaggaggcccgaggttgaggtcgccggaggaggtcgttgTCGTCATCGTCGGAGGAGCCCGTcagggaggagaagaggaggaggaggaggaggaggaggaggaggaggaggaggaggaggagaagtggaagaggaggaggaggaggctagtctgcGCCTATATAgtgaggttactgccggcgcacctagtatggtggtgcgccgggggtactttttaatttttttcatcaaaatctaaaacctgaaaaaaagtcatgtttctgttttccaattgacgaatccattttttgtccaaacggccgtatgcaaccagaaatctcgagtagatcgattttgatataaaaaagtttttcatccgaggtcgtatgcaaccagaaatcccgttttaccgaaacatgacgccattttgcataatacatcgaaattcaaattttcaaaatttcactaaaactagatcacatattacattggcatttcaaaagattttattttttgaattttctatcattttctattatttttcgaAAACcgaaaaggcgattcccgggggggggtggagagaaaaatctaggcaacttacccccggcgcacctctatggtggtgcgctggtggtaaattgtctaccgccggcgcaccaccatagaggtgcgccgggggtaaggtgcccagaatTTTTTGCTGTCGGCcagatctcttcgaattttatccccggcgctaattttttttgtgcgccggcagtataggttcttcgccggcgcggccgaatttggctcgccggcggtactttgccaccggcgcgcgtcatgatggtgcgccggcactaTTCCCGTGCAGCtgtagcccttttcctagtagtgtggaatactatgtcaagttgattatcgatctatcatatatgtgttgtttatgatcttgcatgctctccgttgctagtagatgctctggccaagttgatacttgtgactccaagagggagtatttatgctcgatagtgggttcatgcctccattgaatctgggacagtgacataaagttctaaggttatggatgtgttgttaccactagggataaaacaacaatgctttgtctaaggatatttgtattgtttacattacccacagtacttaatgcaattgtctgttgtttgcaacttaatactagaaggggtgcggatgctaacccgaaggtggactttttaggcatagatgcatgctggatagcggtctatgttctttgtcgtaatgccctaagtaaaactcatagtagtcatcatgatatgtatatatgtgcattgttatgccctctctatttgtcaattgcccaactgtaatttgttcacccaacatgctatttattattggagagacaccactagtgaactgtggactccggtccattcttttacatctgaaatacgacctactgcaatcattgttctctgctgttgttTGCAAAcacacatcattctccacaccatacgtttaatcgtttgtctacagcaagccggtgagattgacaacctcactgttaagttggggcaaagtattttgattgtgttgtgcaggttccacgttgacgccggaatccctggtgttgcgccgcactacactccttcaccaacaaccttcacgtggccttcatctcctactggttcgataaccttggtttctttctgagggaaaacttgttgctgtgcgcatcacaccttcctcttggggttcccaacggacgtgtgcatcacgcgccatcaagactattttctggcgccgttgccggggagatcaagacacgctgcaaggggagtctctcacatccaatctctttactttgtttattgtcttgctttactttattttattttctgtcttgtttgctttctttatatcaaaaacacaaaaaatagttacttgttttactttacttaatttagtttgctttatttatttttattattgctaaaatgagtaatcctgaagttgaagttcgttcgtttaagcaacaagggggagaaaattttaaagatgcttggtatagaattagtgatgctcatcataggtgcactaaaaaacactccactattatcctccttaggaacttttatgttggcatCTCTAGcttgaataggtatgttcttgatactcttgcgggaggtaatttcctaggcactcctgctttagaagctagttgcattattgagagtctagttggaataccacctgttaatgaagctaaaattgaaatctctcttgaggatttcatgaaaaagttggaggccatagagaaaaatcttccaagtgttgaaactaaattgggaatattacttgataatactgataaacttgataaatctctaggaggatgTAATGGAAGAATTGCTGTCTTaggaacttgtgctatccatgataatcaaacccataggattggtgaacttgaagaagctatgagaaccttgggttcaactttttcttctcttaagtttaaggagaaagcttatgtgggtaaggagcaaaagttcatgtatgtctctaaggtgcctaagccaaagaattattataagcctaaaattaataaagcccttagtaccactatgggaaatttagataatggagcatctaagatacctattgtgacaagttgtgtttttgaggaaaatcatgatgttgatgctgcatctcttgataatacttgatttacactttctgcgcctagatgaaaggcgttaaagaaaaacgcttatgggagacaacccattattttatttctgcaatttttgttttatatttgtgtcttggaagttgttactactgtagcaacctctcctaatctttactttattgcattgttgtgccaagtaaagtctttgatagtaaggttgatactagatttggatttctgcgcagaaacagatttctagctgtcacgaatttgggtatatctctctgtaggaaacgcagaaacatctgcgaaaattcatgagtaatcctcagatatgtacgcaactttcattcaatttgagcttcttcatctgagcatgttaagtgcctctaaaaaattcgtctttacagactgttctgttttgacagattctgccttttatttcacattgcctcctttactgtgtttgaatggatttctttgctccattaactttcagtagccttgggtaatgtccagaagtgttgagaatgattgtgtcctctctgaacatgtgaatttttgattatgcactaacactctaatgagattgttttgagttcggtgtggaggaagttttcaagggtcaagagaggaggatgatataatatgatcaggaagagtaaaagtctaagcttggggatgcccccgtggttcatcccagcatatttcaagaagactcaagcatctaagcttggggatgcccaaggcatccccttcttcatcaacaacttaacaggtcacctctagtgaaactatatttttattccgtcacatcttatgtgatttacttggagcgtatgtgtgtttttatttttgtttgtgtttgaataaattcggattctagctatccttgtgtgggagaaagacacgctccgctgtttcatatgaacactggtgttcttagttttacttttaatgttcatggcgaaggtttaaaaccgcttcgttcattgctatttggttggaaacagaaaatgcttcatgtggtaattggtatattatcttgaataatttgatacttggcaattgttttgagctctcaaatagatcatgtttaagctcttgcatcatgtagtttgaacctattagtggagaattactgtagagcttattgaaatttggtttgcatgattggtctctcttaagtctAGATatattctggtaaaagtgtttgaacaacaaagaagacagtgtagagtcttataatgcttgcaatatgttcttatgtaagtttttctataccggttcatacttgtgtttgcttcaaacaaccttgctagccaaagccttgtactgagagggaatgcttctcgtgcatccaaaaccttgagccaaaacttatgccatttgtgtccaccataactacctactatgtggtatttttccgccattccaagtaaattgcttgcgtgctacctttaaaatttcattccttgtctttgcaatacatagctcatgggaaagtagcctaaaaactattgtggtaaagaatatgtcgcttatgtatcttatttcttataagttgcttgttgagcggtaaccatgtttctggggacgccatcaactgttacacctttgttgaatatcatatgagttgctatgcatgttcgtcttgtctgaagtaagggatatttgccatgagttgaatgctttgagtatgtatattgttagagaagaacattgggccgccaaccaaagccatgtatcatggtggaagtttcagctcggacattaatcctcaaatctcttatgagaatgttattggttgttgaatgcttaaagcataaaagaggagtccattatctgttttctatgttgtcccggtatggatgtcctcaagttgagatctatcaaaatcaagaaatcaaatgcgatttatctccttggacctttgtacgagtggcatagaggtacccctttgtgacacttggttgaaacatatgtaatgcaatgataatccatggaaattcgagctaattaggacaaggtgcgagcactattggtattcgatgcatgaggtttgcaacttatagaatgttttatgcataacacatatgaattattactaccgttgacaaaattgtttccatgttttcaaaataaaagctctagcacatgagtaatcactgcttccctctgcgaagggcctttcttttactttatgttgagtcagtttacctacttctttctatcttagaagcaaacacttgtgtcaactgtgtgcattgattcatacatacttgcttatttgcattcatcatattactttgtgttgacaattatccatgagatatacatgttgaagttgaaagcaactcgctgaaacttatatcttcctttgtattgcttcaaaaccttctattaagaatctattgctttatgagttaactcttatgcaagacttattgatgcttgtcttgaaagtactattcatgaaaagtctttgctatatgattcgagttgtttagtcattatctttaccattgctttgaatcacttcattcatctcatatgctttacaatagtattgatcaagattatgatagtagcatgtcacttcagaaattatccttgttatcgtttacctactcgagggcgagtaggaactaagcttgggg from Lolium rigidum isolate FL_2022 chromosome 4, APGP_CSIRO_Lrig_0.1, whole genome shotgun sequence encodes the following:
- the LOC124649363 gene encoding flotillin-like protein 1 translates to MGFVYRIASPSEYLAITGYNIDDVKLAKKAWIAPGQRCARFDISPVNYTFEVQAMSAEKLPFVLPAVFTIGPRADDNECLLRYAKLISPHDKLSHHVNELVKGVIEGETRVLAASMTMEQIFHGAKSFKQAVFESVQLELDQFGLIIYNANVKQLVDVPGHEYFSYLGQKTQQEAVNQAKVDVAEARMKGEVGAKVREGMTRQNAAKVDAETKVYTVKRQGEGSKEEARVQSEVQVFRNEREAEVAEANAELAMKKAGWERQARVAEVEAAKAVAIRDAQLQVEVERTNAERQTEKLKAEHLSKAVVDYEMKVQQANWELYNRQKAAEALLFEQEKQAEARRAVADADFFARQREAEAELYAKQKEAEGLAAMGEAQSVYLSSMLGALGGNYGALRDYLMVSKGVYQEMARINADAIRGLQPKISVWSNGAAAGGEGEGGAMKEMAGVYRMLPPLLTTVNEQTGMLPPAWMGTLSGGTSASR